The proteins below are encoded in one region of Amycolatopsis magusensis:
- a CDS encoding lasso RiPP family leader peptide-containing protein, with the protein MSNESTVFEAPALVEVGEFDKVTLGSRGWGFEPGVRCLIWCD; encoded by the coding sequence GTGAGCAACGAGTCCACTGTGTTCGAAGCGCCGGCGCTGGTCGAGGTCGGCGAGTTCGACAAGGTGACCCTCGGCTCGCGCGGCTGGGGTTTCGAGCCCGGCGTGCGCTGCCTCATCTGGTGCGACTGA
- a CDS encoding GreA/GreB family elongation factor: MNPDTETASEAVTRDEQAELIRLRAENALLRTEKDILLKAATWFATDAGALLPPRTGRPETREPERPPKEITMTTSVRPWLTPHAHRSLVQERAGLVGAENACGSDDPDSLVQKRHRQARIRQIDDILREAVVGEDPPDDGIAEPGMVLTVRYDDTSTAETFLLGSRDETRQDDLEVYSPDSPLGRALAGAKPGEHRTYQVPNGATVHVTLIDAEPYGRFRRLVGGAEC; this comes from the coding sequence ATGAACCCGGACACCGAAACCGCATCCGAAGCAGTGACCCGTGACGAGCAGGCCGAACTGATCCGGCTCCGCGCCGAAAACGCCTTGCTGCGCACCGAGAAGGACATCCTGCTCAAGGCGGCCACCTGGTTCGCCACCGACGCGGGCGCCCTTCTCCCGCCGCGCACCGGCCGACCGGAGACCCGCGAACCCGAACGCCCTCCGAAGGAGATCACCATGACCACCTCAGTCCGTCCGTGGCTGACACCCCACGCCCACCGCAGCCTGGTCCAGGAGCGCGCCGGCCTGGTCGGTGCGGAGAACGCTTGTGGCAGTGACGATCCCGACAGCCTCGTGCAGAAACGCCACCGCCAGGCCCGGATCCGCCAGATCGACGACATCCTGCGCGAAGCCGTCGTCGGCGAAGACCCACCCGACGACGGGATCGCCGAACCGGGCATGGTGCTCACCGTCCGGTACGACGACACCAGCACCGCCGAGACCTTCCTGCTCGGCTCACGCGACGAGACGCGACAGGACGATCTCGAGGTCTACTCCCCGGACTCGCCGCTCGGGCGTGCACTGGCCGGTGCCAAACCGGGCGAACACCGGACCTACCAGGTGCCCAACGGCGCCACCGTCCACGTCACCTTGATCGACGCGGAGCCCTACGGACGCTTCCGGCGGCTCGTCGGCGGGGCCGAATGTTGA
- a CDS encoding NAD(P)/FAD-dependent oxidoreductase, whose protein sequence is MPELDRIDGGPRSAIVIGAGVVGLSTAWFLQERGVPVTVVDRTGIAAGASWGNAGWLSPGLAIPLNEPGVLRYGLRTLLDRQAPLHVPATPDPRLWAFLARFAANCTGKSWTRAARANLPLNDECLEAFDVLTANGVDAPTIDAPITAVFENTRSAAGLLAELRRLREAGQEISCTGLTAADLAEQFPQVTARNGAGVRLDGQRYVDPGRFAESLARSVVSRGGTIRHRFAVASVRQHADALVVRSATGQTLSADAVILATGAWLGELGRQWGVTVPVRAGRGYSFTVPTEDPVPGPIYLPDIRVACTPYRGGLRVAGTMEFREPDAPLDQARVEAIIASARPLLTGIRWEERTDVWVGSRPVTPDGRPVIGAAGAPGLFVAGGHGMWGLTHGPVTGRLLAEHITTGKQPQALRPFDPLR, encoded by the coding sequence ATGCCCGAACTCGACCGGATCGACGGCGGCCCGCGCTCGGCGATCGTGATCGGCGCCGGCGTGGTCGGCCTGTCGACCGCGTGGTTCCTGCAGGAACGCGGCGTGCCGGTGACCGTGGTCGATCGCACCGGCATCGCCGCGGGCGCGTCCTGGGGCAACGCCGGCTGGCTCTCCCCCGGGCTCGCCATCCCGCTCAACGAGCCGGGTGTGCTGCGCTACGGACTGCGGACGCTGCTCGACCGGCAGGCGCCGCTGCACGTCCCCGCGACGCCGGATCCCCGGCTGTGGGCGTTCCTGGCCCGGTTCGCCGCGAACTGCACCGGCAAGTCCTGGACCCGCGCGGCGCGGGCCAACCTGCCCCTGAACGACGAGTGCCTCGAAGCGTTCGACGTGCTCACCGCTAACGGGGTCGACGCGCCGACGATCGACGCACCCATCACGGCGGTGTTCGAGAACACCCGGAGCGCGGCCGGGCTGCTCGCGGAACTGCGGCGCCTGCGCGAAGCCGGGCAGGAGATCTCCTGCACCGGGCTCACCGCCGCCGACCTCGCGGAGCAGTTCCCGCAGGTGACCGCCCGCAACGGCGCCGGGGTCCGGCTCGACGGCCAGCGGTACGTGGACCCGGGTCGCTTCGCCGAGTCGCTGGCGCGGTCGGTCGTCAGCCGTGGCGGGACCATCCGCCACCGCTTCGCGGTCGCCTCGGTGCGTCAGCACGCCGATGCGCTCGTCGTGCGGTCGGCCACCGGGCAGACCCTGTCCGCCGACGCCGTCATCCTGGCGACCGGGGCGTGGCTGGGCGAACTCGGCAGGCAATGGGGCGTCACCGTCCCGGTGCGGGCCGGGCGCGGCTACTCCTTCACCGTGCCGACCGAGGATCCCGTGCCGGGCCCGATCTACCTGCCGGACATCCGCGTCGCCTGCACGCCCTACCGCGGCGGCCTCCGCGTGGCCGGGACCATGGAGTTCCGCGAACCGGACGCACCGCTCGACCAGGCTCGGGTCGAAGCGATCATCGCGTCGGCGCGCCCGTTGCTCACCGGGATCCGGTGGGAGGAGCGCACCGACGTCTGGGTCGGCTCCCGTCCCGTCACCCCGGACGGACGACCGGTGATCGGAGCAGCAGGCGCACCGGGCTTGTTCGTCGCGGGCGGGCACGGCATGTGGGGCTTGACCCACGGCCCGGTCACCGGACGCCTGCTCGCCGAGCACATCACCACCGGCAAACAGCCCCAAGCCCTGCGCCCGTTCGACCCGCTCCGCTGA
- a CDS encoding AfsR/SARP family transcriptional regulator codes for MRFGILGPLAVWREDEQQLDLGTPKARVLVAVLLSRAGHPVSEDQLAVALWGDTPPKSATKNVQTYVHRLRRQLGDPARVLRQGAGYLVPVDRDELDAATFEHLADAGRAAEAAGAPDEASRRLHEALRLWRGPAFTGMTDVPMLAAEAARLDEVRLSALQSRIAVDLALGRHAELLGELTALTREHPLRERLRAQLMLALYRCGRRADALAEYTRARTTLIEETGLDPADELHDLQERILAQDPSLDLAPRVAVRLAGAPATPTPAELPPDIADFTGRDDEVAELIEVLTGPRPGTVAMAGIAGLGGLGKTTLAVHVAHRIAGRFPDGQLHADLRGASADPVRPEDVLSRFLFALGISGTGIPDSLDERVALFRSCLAGRRVLVLLDNVAGEEQVRPLLPGSPGTAVLLTGRVRLVGLEGASLLELDVLPSAQAMDLLSTIVGDERVQDDPDAAREIIRLCGRVPLAVRISAARLLSRRQWTLAHLAGVLGEERHRLDELVAGDLDVRAGFEMSYRMLPVGAQRAFRLAGLLDAPDFASWAVAALLDVPVRQAEREIEALVDAHLLNLTGADETGRLRYRFHDLIRLYAREQARREDTETERRAALARALGAWLALAEAAAEHVPGPCYALMHSEAPRWRLPAAVSGPLLADPMAWFGAEHAALMTGVAQACEARLTQLAWDLAGSTETYLNVRGVYDGWQRMHEQALALCRETGDKRGEAVLTRGLLEVTTWSSPAGAGPAMTRMRADASQLLDLFTTLDDPAGTSDALATLAWSMTAGGNRAQALALAERALRTAAGADYLGGQARAYHVMAIIHGEDNPEGAHEVLLQGMKIAGALGNAHYTTTITQFLGAAKSFCGDTAGGQELLESSLEMARRLNYRYLETFSLLYLSKLFAVIGDERARATAELTLAYSEDGNFGHYLADALSVLGQLDLAEGDLPAAIATLERSVRVWRTRGSIPYLARTLRALGDAHSAAGDHRTARAVWEEARELFRGISNENGMSTLNARLD; via the coding sequence ATGAGGTTTGGGATACTGGGGCCGCTGGCGGTGTGGCGAGAGGACGAGCAGCAGCTCGACCTCGGCACGCCCAAGGCGCGAGTGCTGGTGGCGGTGCTGCTGAGCCGGGCGGGTCACCCCGTTTCGGAGGATCAGCTGGCCGTCGCGCTGTGGGGGGACACCCCGCCCAAGAGCGCCACCAAGAACGTGCAGACCTACGTCCACCGGCTCCGGCGGCAGCTGGGCGACCCGGCTCGCGTCCTGCGGCAAGGCGCCGGCTACCTGGTGCCGGTGGACCGGGACGAGCTCGACGCGGCGACGTTCGAACACCTGGCCGACGCGGGGCGGGCGGCGGAGGCCGCCGGCGCGCCGGACGAGGCGTCCCGCCGCCTGCACGAGGCGCTGCGACTCTGGCGCGGGCCCGCGTTCACCGGTATGACCGACGTCCCGATGCTGGCCGCGGAGGCCGCACGGCTGGACGAGGTCCGCCTGTCGGCGCTGCAGTCGCGGATCGCCGTGGACCTGGCACTGGGACGCCACGCCGAGTTGCTGGGAGAGCTGACCGCGCTCACCCGCGAGCACCCGCTGCGAGAGCGCCTCCGCGCACAGCTGATGCTGGCGTTGTACCGCTGCGGGCGACGGGCGGACGCGCTCGCCGAGTACACCCGTGCCCGCACCACCCTGATCGAGGAAACCGGCCTGGACCCGGCCGACGAACTGCATGACCTGCAGGAGCGAATCCTTGCCCAGGACCCTTCCCTCGACCTCGCTCCCCGCGTCGCGGTCAGGCTCGCGGGCGCACCCGCCACGCCCACTCCCGCCGAGTTGCCGCCGGACATCGCGGACTTCACGGGCAGGGACGACGAGGTGGCCGAGCTCATCGAGGTCCTCACCGGCCCACGGCCGGGCACCGTCGCCATGGCCGGCATCGCGGGCCTCGGAGGCTTGGGCAAGACCACGCTCGCGGTGCACGTCGCGCACCGGATCGCCGGTCGTTTCCCCGACGGCCAGCTCCACGCGGACCTGCGTGGCGCCTCCGCCGACCCCGTCCGCCCGGAGGACGTGCTCAGCCGGTTCCTGTTCGCACTGGGCATCAGCGGTACCGGCATACCCGATTCCCTGGACGAACGCGTGGCGTTGTTCCGGAGCTGCCTGGCCGGTCGCAGAGTCCTCGTCCTGCTCGACAACGTGGCCGGTGAGGAACAGGTGCGGCCGCTCCTGCCCGGGAGCCCCGGCACGGCCGTGCTGCTCACCGGACGGGTGCGGCTGGTCGGTCTCGAGGGCGCCAGCCTGCTGGAACTCGACGTCCTGCCCTCGGCCCAGGCCATGGACCTCCTGAGCACCATCGTCGGTGACGAACGCGTCCAGGACGACCCGGACGCGGCCCGCGAAATCATCCGGCTGTGCGGTCGCGTCCCGCTGGCGGTGCGCATCTCGGCGGCCAGGCTCCTCAGCAGGCGGCAGTGGACGCTGGCCCACCTCGCCGGCGTTCTCGGTGAGGAACGGCACCGGCTGGACGAGCTCGTCGCGGGCGATCTCGACGTCCGCGCGGGATTCGAGATGAGCTACCGGATGCTGCCCGTGGGCGCGCAGCGGGCGTTCCGGCTGGCCGGGCTGCTCGACGCACCCGACTTCGCCTCCTGGGCGGTGGCGGCTCTCCTCGACGTTCCGGTGCGGCAGGCGGAGCGCGAGATCGAAGCCCTGGTTGACGCTCATCTGCTGAACCTGACCGGGGCCGACGAAACAGGCAGGCTCAGGTACCGGTTCCACGACCTGATCCGGTTGTACGCGCGCGAGCAGGCGCGGCGCGAGGACACCGAGACCGAGCGCCGGGCCGCACTCGCGCGGGCACTGGGCGCGTGGCTGGCGCTGGCGGAAGCCGCAGCGGAGCACGTCCCCGGCCCTTGCTACGCGCTCATGCACAGCGAAGCACCACGCTGGCGGCTGCCCGCGGCGGTCTCCGGCCCGTTGCTGGCCGACCCGATGGCCTGGTTCGGTGCGGAACACGCCGCCCTGATGACGGGGGTGGCCCAAGCGTGCGAAGCGCGGCTGACCCAGCTCGCCTGGGACCTCGCGGGGTCCACCGAGACCTACCTCAACGTGCGCGGCGTGTACGACGGCTGGCAGCGCATGCACGAACAGGCGCTCGCGCTCTGCCGGGAGACCGGCGACAAGCGCGGCGAGGCCGTGCTGACGCGCGGCCTCCTGGAGGTCACCACCTGGAGTTCACCCGCGGGCGCCGGACCGGCGATGACACGGATGCGGGCCGACGCCTCGCAACTCCTCGACCTGTTCACCACGCTGGACGATCCAGCCGGAACGTCCGACGCCTTGGCGACACTGGCCTGGAGCATGACCGCCGGCGGGAACCGTGCGCAAGCACTCGCACTGGCGGAACGCGCTCTGCGGACGGCCGCCGGCGCGGACTACCTCGGCGGCCAGGCACGGGCCTACCACGTGATGGCGATCATCCACGGCGAGGACAACCCCGAAGGGGCGCACGAAGTTCTGCTGCAGGGCATGAAGATCGCCGGGGCGCTCGGGAACGCCCACTACACCACGACGATCACCCAGTTCCTCGGCGCGGCGAAATCGTTCTGCGGTGACACCGCGGGCGGCCAGGAACTGCTGGAGAGCTCCCTCGAAATGGCACGGCGGTTGAACTACCGCTACCTGGAGACGTTTTCGCTGCTCTACCTCTCGAAGCTGTTCGCCGTGATCGGGGACGAGCGGGCCAGGGCGACCGCCGAACTCACGCTGGCCTACAGCGAGGACGGGAACTTCGGCCACTACCTCGCCGACGCGCTCAGTGTGCTCGGGCAACTGGACCTGGCCGAAGGAGACCTGCCCGCCGCCATCGCCACCCTCGAACGCTCGGTCCGGGTGTGGCGAACCCGCGGCTCGATCCCCTACCTGGCGCGGACGCTGCGCGCCCTCGGCGACGCCCACAGCGCCGCTGGCGACCACCGCACGGCCAGGGCCGTCTGGGAAGAGGCCCGCGAACTGTTCCGCGGCATCTCGAACGAGAACGGCATGAGCACCCTGAACGCCCGGCTCGATTGA
- a CDS encoding asparagine synthase-related protein, with product MRFTLFPDSEPGRAVAGSAEPSARTIAYPSGRPWIAGDWRDDEIVSARVGDRVLVLLGWPGITEAELRSELERVDDLSQLDRLAGALPGSSHLLAAFGGRVRAQGSISAVCQVFHTRVRGTTVLADRPQTLATLAGTGLDESLLARYLMVTAPPWPLEDECAWEGIERVPPDGYLTLTPDGDCRMTTWWTIPEPELPLREGVAKVRAALEAGVAARASLPGRTSSDLSGGMDSTSLAFLLAKHPGDLLTTRFEAVDSANDDVVWASRAAADLPDAEHLVIARADAPMNLEGALTPEPDAEGPSSWLRTHGLHHHHVRLLAEHGVARHLTGHGGDELFYVLPQHDHSLLRTAPLSYLPHLRSNLSLRRWTLGRAMRFLGDNTSYPRWLADCARTLTEPLPKTSHPSMGWGEPPRMPPWTTSRAVELNRALLLAAARRTPKPLSPLRAQHATLDMVRVCGDGVRRASWMSARHDVSWHAPFVDDRVVEAALSIRLRDRVAANRYKPVLAEAMRPVVPGHVLGRPTKGEFSADVYAGFAHHKRELLEQCENMELERFGLVDATAFRRALLAPHPASRDLMPLLGTLACEAWLRSVAALTTAAGGKR from the coding sequence GTGAGATTCACCCTTTTCCCGGACAGCGAGCCCGGCCGGGCGGTCGCCGGATCGGCCGAGCCGTCCGCCCGGACGATCGCGTATCCGTCGGGGCGGCCGTGGATCGCCGGTGACTGGCGGGATGACGAGATCGTCTCCGCCCGCGTCGGTGACCGCGTGCTCGTGCTGCTCGGCTGGCCGGGGATCACCGAGGCGGAACTGCGTTCGGAACTCGAGCGCGTGGACGATCTCTCGCAGTTGGACCGGCTGGCGGGCGCGTTGCCGGGGAGCAGTCATCTGCTGGCGGCGTTCGGTGGACGAGTTCGCGCGCAGGGCTCGATTTCCGCGGTCTGCCAGGTCTTCCACACGCGGGTGCGTGGCACCACCGTGCTCGCCGACCGGCCGCAGACACTGGCGACGCTGGCCGGAACGGGCCTCGACGAGTCGCTGCTCGCCCGCTACCTCATGGTCACGGCGCCACCGTGGCCGCTGGAGGACGAGTGCGCCTGGGAGGGCATCGAGCGGGTACCGCCGGATGGCTACCTGACGCTGACCCCGGACGGCGACTGCCGGATGACGACCTGGTGGACCATTCCGGAGCCGGAACTGCCGTTGCGGGAAGGGGTGGCCAAGGTCAGGGCCGCGCTCGAAGCCGGGGTGGCCGCGCGTGCTTCGCTGCCCGGCCGCACCAGCTCGGACCTCTCCGGTGGCATGGACTCCACGAGTCTCGCCTTCCTTCTCGCGAAGCACCCCGGCGACCTGCTCACGACGAGGTTCGAAGCAGTGGACAGCGCGAACGACGATGTGGTCTGGGCCTCGAGGGCGGCCGCCGACCTACCGGACGCCGAACACCTGGTCATCGCGCGCGCCGACGCGCCGATGAACCTCGAGGGCGCGCTGACACCCGAACCGGACGCGGAAGGACCGTCGTCCTGGCTGCGGACGCACGGACTGCACCACCACCACGTGCGGTTGCTCGCGGAACACGGCGTGGCCAGGCACCTGACCGGTCACGGTGGGGACGAGTTGTTCTACGTGCTGCCCCAGCACGACCACAGCCTGCTGCGTACCGCACCGCTGAGCTACCTGCCGCACCTGCGGTCCAATCTCAGCCTGCGCCGCTGGACGCTGGGCCGTGCGATGCGTTTCCTCGGCGACAACACGAGCTACCCGCGCTGGCTGGCCGACTGTGCTCGCACGCTCACCGAGCCGCTGCCGAAGACCTCCCACCCCAGCATGGGCTGGGGTGAGCCGCCGAGGATGCCGCCGTGGACCACTTCGCGCGCGGTCGAACTGAACCGTGCGCTCCTGCTCGCCGCCGCCCGGCGCACGCCGAAGCCGTTGTCTCCGTTGCGTGCCCAGCACGCGACACTCGACATGGTCCGCGTCTGCGGCGACGGGGTGCGCCGGGCGAGCTGGATGAGCGCCCGCCACGACGTGAGCTGGCACGCGCCGTTCGTCGACGACCGGGTGGTCGAGGCGGCGTTGTCGATCCGGCTGCGGGACCGCGTCGCGGCGAACAGGTACAAGCCGGTGCTGGCCGAGGCCATGCGGCCGGTCGTGCCGGGGCACGTGCTCGGGAGGCCGACCAAGGGTGAGTTCAGCGCCGACGTCTACGCCGGTTTCGCCCACCACAAGCGTGAGCTCCTGGAACAGTGCGAAAACATGGAGCTGGAGCGGTTCGGCCTGGTCGACGCCACCGCGTTCCGCCGGGCGCTGCTCGCGCCCCATCCCGCGTCCCGCGACCTGATGCCGCTGCTGGGTACCTTGGCCTGCGAGGCCTGGCTGCGGTCGGTCGCCGCGCTCACCACCGCAGCTGGAGGAAAGCGATGA
- a CDS encoding AfsR/SARP family transcriptional regulator, which produces MLLFRVRLLGTFEVERTDQSDKLIAVPAGRLRALFSALALRPGRPVSMTEIADRLWDGEPPPGARTTIRGYIKRLRRLLDVPAEPSVISSGQHGYRLEMEPDRIDLHRFRALLVRAAAATGTDDESPLLREALALWRGPAFCDVSSESLHREVVPALLEQYYEAVQRRIECDLAAGAPTGVIAELRYLVGENPLQEGFWAQLMRALHDAGRPAEALAAYERCRVVLAENLGADPGARLRELHRSILADGPGSAVPVAKPHQLPPEVPRFVGREQELLLLDGIRSAPMVISGPPGVGKTALAARWGRRHQDRFPDGELYVDLTGLSTLEALQILLAGAGGPDRLPPDVSARSGLFRSLVRGRRMLLVLDNALSAEQVRPLLPGGAPVVLITSVDALPGPAASTGAERLELAPLSENEASTLLRELLGPRRCAVEPKGLIELVEVCSGLPLTLRVAAEHANRNPRLSLADCAAVLRSG; this is translated from the coding sequence GTGCTTCTGTTCCGTGTGCGCCTGCTCGGCACTTTCGAGGTCGAGCGGACAGACCAATCCGACAAGCTCATCGCCGTGCCGGCGGGCAGGCTCCGCGCGCTGTTCTCCGCGCTGGCGCTCCGGCCGGGCAGACCGGTCTCGATGACCGAAATCGCGGATCGCCTGTGGGACGGCGAACCGCCACCCGGCGCCCGCACCACCATCCGCGGTTACATCAAACGCCTCCGCCGCTTGCTCGATGTCCCGGCGGAGCCTTCGGTCATCTCCTCCGGTCAGCACGGCTACCGCCTGGAAATGGAGCCGGATCGCATCGACCTCCACCGCTTCCGCGCCCTGCTGGTCCGCGCCGCGGCGGCCACCGGCACCGATGACGAATCCCCGCTGCTCCGCGAGGCACTCGCGCTGTGGCGTGGACCGGCCTTCTGCGACGTCTCCAGTGAATCCTTGCACCGCGAAGTGGTACCGGCGTTGCTCGAGCAGTACTACGAAGCCGTCCAGCGCCGCATCGAATGCGACCTCGCCGCCGGCGCGCCGACCGGCGTCATCGCGGAACTCCGCTACCTGGTAGGCGAAAACCCGCTGCAGGAAGGCTTCTGGGCTCAACTCATGCGTGCACTCCACGACGCGGGCCGCCCGGCCGAAGCGCTCGCCGCCTACGAGCGATGTCGCGTCGTGCTCGCCGAAAACCTGGGAGCCGACCCAGGCGCCCGGCTGCGCGAACTGCACCGGAGCATCCTCGCCGATGGACCGGGATCGGCCGTCCCGGTCGCGAAGCCGCACCAACTACCGCCTGAGGTGCCCCGCTTCGTCGGGCGCGAGCAGGAACTTCTTCTACTGGACGGGATTCGTTCCGCACCGATGGTCATCAGCGGCCCTCCCGGGGTCGGCAAGACCGCGCTCGCGGCGCGCTGGGGACGAAGACATCAAGACCGTTTCCCCGACGGGGAGCTGTACGTGGATCTCACCGGTCTCAGCACACTGGAAGCGCTGCAAATCCTGCTGGCCGGTGCCGGCGGTCCTGATCGCCTTCCGCCCGACGTGAGCGCCAGGAGCGGCCTCTTCCGAAGCCTGGTGAGAGGCCGGAGAATGCTGCTGGTGCTGGACAACGCGCTCAGCGCCGAACAGGTGCGGCCACTGCTGCCCGGCGGCGCGCCCGTGGTGCTCATCACCAGCGTCGACGCCTTGCCGGGACCGGCCGCCTCCACTGGTGCCGAGCGACTCGAACTCGCGCCGCTCAGCGAAAACGAGGCATCGACCCTGCTCCGGGAACTGCTCGGTCCGCGCCGCTGCGCCGTCGAGCCGAAGGGCCTCATCGAACTCGTCGAAGTGTGTTCGGGACTGCCGCTGACCTTACGAGTCGCCGCCGAACACGCGAACAGGAACCCGCGACTTTCACTGGCGGATTGCGCGGCGGTGCTGCGATCAGGCTGA
- a CDS encoding lasso RiPP family leader peptide-containing protein: MIEETTVYEPPAMTAVGEFDEVTLGGGGRGYEYNKQCLIFC, encoded by the coding sequence ATGATCGAGGAAACCACGGTTTACGAGCCGCCCGCCATGACCGCCGTCGGCGAATTCGACGAGGTCACCCTCGGGGGCGGTGGCCGAGGATACGAGTACAACAAGCAGTGCCTGATCTTCTGCTGA
- a CDS encoding lasso peptide biosynthesis PqqD family chaperone: protein MSLALADHVSVTETDSGMVLLDQRSGRYWQLNTTAAVVIRTLLDGKQPDDATTVLCARYPADAERVAETVSEFTRALRQAKLVTG from the coding sequence ATGAGCCTCGCCTTGGCCGACCACGTTTCGGTGACCGAAACCGACAGCGGAATGGTGTTGCTGGACCAGCGATCCGGCCGGTACTGGCAGCTCAACACGACGGCGGCGGTGGTCATCCGCACGCTTCTCGACGGGAAGCAGCCGGACGACGCGACGACTGTCCTGTGTGCACGGTACCCGGCGGACGCCGAGCGGGTCGCCGAAACGGTCTCCGAGTTCACGCGTGCGCTGCGACAGGCGAAGCTGGTGACGGGATGA
- a CDS encoding PucR family transcriptional regulator has protein sequence MVTLDRLVNVLGGYGVRLCCCPVSREVSLRDVVVHDPAESRELRGDVFLAVGADSARAAVGLAAAARASVVLVRGAAPLEPEAIAAAEAGGVAVLAVEPEVSWGAIAGVVYGLVLEGRETESGRGPTDLFALADSLADALGSTVTIEDQLSRVLAYSSLQHGADQVRLETILGRRVPERARGLFERRGVFAHLAESDEPLFVKAAPEHGLTGRMVVAVRAGRESLGSIWVECEHPLDDARRAVLRDSSRTVGLHLLRSRASADLERQVESDLVIRLLEGTPDAASVLSRLGLPPGRFRVIALQAHIAEERHAALLLAFERATTGFGWSRPGRSTLFSNTVYTVLPGEDVTAARKWVGAIGAALPAQVTVVAGISAAAAVAELPAGRQEADECVALHDVRPGTGAAIAYDESWDDILVLRLRAAAAAGRAPARGPISDLARHDAAHGTSYLPTLRAWLETQGDLAQAAERLGVHPNTIRYRLRKMDEVTTLQLDVPAKRLAMIIELAVSDPPD, from the coding sequence ATGGTGACGCTGGACCGGCTGGTGAATGTCCTCGGGGGTTACGGAGTACGGCTGTGCTGTTGCCCGGTCTCGCGGGAGGTCTCGTTGCGCGATGTGGTGGTGCATGACCCGGCTGAGTCCCGCGAGCTGCGCGGGGATGTGTTCCTCGCGGTCGGAGCGGACTCGGCCCGCGCGGCCGTGGGGCTGGCGGCCGCCGCCCGGGCGTCGGTCGTGCTGGTGCGGGGAGCCGCGCCGCTGGAACCGGAGGCGATCGCGGCGGCGGAGGCCGGCGGGGTCGCGGTGCTCGCCGTCGAGCCGGAGGTGTCGTGGGGCGCGATCGCCGGGGTCGTCTACGGGCTGGTCCTCGAAGGTCGCGAGACCGAGTCGGGACGCGGGCCGACCGATCTGTTCGCCCTGGCCGACAGCCTGGCGGACGCGCTGGGCAGCACGGTGACCATCGAGGACCAGCTTTCCCGCGTCCTGGCCTATTCCAGCCTGCAGCACGGAGCCGACCAGGTCCGGCTCGAGACGATCCTGGGCCGGCGGGTGCCGGAGCGGGCACGCGGGCTGTTCGAACGGCGGGGTGTGTTCGCCCACCTCGCCGAGTCCGACGAGCCGTTGTTCGTCAAGGCGGCGCCGGAGCACGGACTGACCGGGCGCATGGTGGTCGCGGTCCGCGCCGGCCGGGAGTCGCTGGGCTCGATCTGGGTCGAGTGCGAGCATCCACTGGACGATGCCCGGCGAGCCGTGTTGCGGGACAGTTCCCGCACGGTCGGGTTGCACCTGCTGCGCTCGCGAGCGAGCGCGGACCTCGAACGGCAGGTCGAGTCCGACCTGGTGATCCGGCTGCTGGAGGGCACCCCGGACGCGGCTTCGGTGCTCAGCAGGCTGGGGTTGCCGCCCGGCCGGTTCCGCGTCATCGCCTTGCAGGCCCACATCGCCGAGGAGCGCCACGCGGCACTCCTGCTGGCGTTCGAGCGCGCCACCACGGGGTTCGGCTGGTCGCGCCCGGGGCGCAGCACGCTGTTCAGCAACACCGTCTACACCGTCCTGCCCGGCGAAGACGTCACCGCGGCCCGGAAATGGGTCGGCGCCATCGGTGCCGCCCTGCCCGCCCAGGTGACGGTCGTCGCCGGGATCAGCGCCGCGGCGGCCGTCGCCGAACTGCCGGCCGGGCGGCAGGAAGCCGACGAATGCGTCGCGCTCCACGACGTGCGGCCGGGCACCGGCGCGGCGATCGCCTACGACGAGTCCTGGGACGACATCCTCGTACTGCGATTGCGGGCGGCCGCGGCGGCCGGCCGGGCCCCGGCCCGCGGGCCGATCTCCGACCTGGCCCGCCACGACGCGGCGCACGGCACGAGCTACCTGCCGACCCTGCGCGCGTGGCTGGAGACCCAGGGCGACCTCGCGCAGGCCGCCGAGCGCCTCGGCGTGCACCCCAACACGATCCGCTACCGCCTGCGGAAGATGGACGAGGTCACCACCCTGCAGCTCGACGTACCCGCGAAGCGGCTCGCGATGATCATCGAACTCGCCGTCTCCGACCCGCCCGATTGA
- a CDS encoding lasso peptide biosynthesis B2 protein, producing MTLPITLETADRVPLPKRLVAHAAVAVARILMHAKPFRLRRALELAKSGARRPTAEQAMAARQAVVSVSRRCAGQQCLQRAIATALLCRSAGTWPDWRTGVRTEPFRAHAWVEVDGKAIGEAEDMRAYHVVLSVPA from the coding sequence ATGACCCTGCCGATCACCCTCGAAACCGCCGACCGGGTCCCGCTTCCGAAACGCCTCGTCGCTCATGCCGCCGTGGCCGTCGCGCGGATCCTCATGCACGCCAAGCCGTTCCGGCTCCGCCGGGCGCTCGAACTGGCGAAGTCGGGTGCCCGCCGTCCGACCGCGGAACAGGCGATGGCCGCGCGTCAGGCGGTGGTGTCGGTGAGCAGGCGCTGTGCCGGACAGCAGTGCCTCCAGCGAGCCATCGCGACCGCGTTGCTCTGCCGGTCGGCCGGAACCTGGCCCGACTGGCGCACCGGCGTTCGCACGGAGCCGTTCCGCGCACACGCCTGGGTCGAGGTCGACGGCAAGGCCATCGGGGAGGCCGAAGACATGCGGGCCTACCACGTCGTGCTGTCCGTGCCCGCATGA